The DNA segment ATTTTTTAATCCTTCAATATCGTAAAGACCGCTTCCGCCAATAATTCCAATCCTGGGCATTTTAATTTTCTCCTTAATATTTGTAATTATATCAATTTTAAATTGAGTTTATTATAATAACAACTTAATATGATTATAAAAAAAGAAGCTGACCAGATTATAAGTTATTTGGAAGACACATCCAATTTGAAGTTCGGCAATGCGGATGCAGTCTATATCCCCAAAAATGAGGCGGAAGTTTTACAAACAATAAAGGAAGCAAGAATAAATAATACGCCTCTTACAGCATCGGGGGCAGGGACAGGAACAACAGGCGGAAGGATTCCAGTAGGCGGCGCTATCATATCGCTTGAGAAAATGAACAGTATTATTTCAATTGATAAAAAAAAATCTAAAGCCCCGATTGAGAAAAATTCTCTTGCGGGGCAAGCGGTTTTGCAAGCAGGCGTTATCTTAGACGATTTCTTAAAAGATTTAGACAGTAAAAAATTATTTTATCCTCCGTTTCCAACCGAAAGGATGGCTTTTATCGGAAGTAATGTGGCAACAAATGCTTCGGGTGAATATAGTTACAGATTCGGCGCAACAAGAAAATATGTCGAAAGAATAAGAGTTGCCCTATCAACAGAAAATATTTTAGACATAAGAAGAGGAGAATATATCGCTGACGAAAACGGTGTAATTACTTCGCCGTTTTTTAAAGTAAAAATACCCGCATATAGAAGCCCCAATATTAAAAATGCCGCTGGCTATTTTGCGAAACCAGGGATGGATTTAATTGATTTGTTCATCAGCTCAGAAGGAACTTTGGGTATTATCACAGAAGTCGAACTAAAACTTATACCCGCTTTGCCTGCTCGCAGTATTATGATTATTTTTCTTGATGAGGATAAAAAAACTTTAGCGCTCATTAACAACATAAAAAACAATAAAAAACTAAATATTTACTCAATAGAATATTTTGACGCAAATAGTTTGGGAATCCTGAAAAAAGCCCACCTAAAAAACTCTGGCGGGCAAGCTTTTCCAAATATCCCTTCCTGCCAAAGTGCCTTATATATAGAACAGGAAAAGAAAGGAATGGATATATGGCTTGAGATATTAGAAAAATATTCCGTTGTAGATACCTGGCTCGGCGAAAATGCGCGTGATTATAATAAACTAATCGATTTCAGGCATAAACTTCCCGAGCTTATAAACGAATATTTCAGAGAAATAAAACAAACAAAGGTTTCCCTTGACATTGCCGTGCCTGAAAATTATTTCCCAGAATTATTTTATTTCTATCGCGAAATGGCGAAAACAACAAAAGTTGAATATGTTATGTTCGGACATATAGGCGAAAACCACCTGCATTTTAATTTCTTCCCAAAAAACGAGCAGGAAAAAGAGCGAGCAATTGCCTCTTACATCAAAGCGGTAAAAAAAGCGGTGCAGGAAAACGGGACTGTTTCCGCAGAACACGGCATAGGCAAACTCAAACATAAATACCTTGAGATGATGTACGGCAGAGAAGGTATTATGGAGATGGTTAGAGTGAAAAAAACAATAGACCCATTCTGCTTGTTCGGATTGGACAATATCTTCCCTAAAGAATTATTGCAAGATTAAAATATAAGTTCACCGTGAAAACATATTATTAAAATGCTTTTTTCACTATATCCTGAAGAGACGTTCCCTGAATATCAATAATTTTTAATTCTCTCTCTGCGCTTTCAGGTGAATCAGAAGCA comes from the bacterium genome and includes:
- a CDS encoding FAD-binding oxidoreductase, with protein sequence MIIKKEADQIISYLEDTSNLKFGNADAVYIPKNEAEVLQTIKEARINNTPLTASGAGTGTTGGRIPVGGAIISLEKMNSIISIDKKKSKAPIEKNSLAGQAVLQAGVILDDFLKDLDSKKLFYPPFPTERMAFIGSNVATNASGEYSYRFGATRKYVERIRVALSTENILDIRRGEYIADENGVITSPFFKVKIPAYRSPNIKNAAGYFAKPGMDLIDLFISSEGTLGIITEVELKLIPALPARSIMIIFLDEDKKTLALINNIKNNKKLNIYSIEYFDANSLGILKKAHLKNSGGQAFPNIPSCQSALYIEQEKKGMDIWLEILEKYSVVDTWLGENARDYNKLIDFRHKLPELINEYFREIKQTKVSLDIAVPENYFPELFYFYREMAKTTKVEYVMFGHIGENHLHFNFFPKNEQEKERAIASYIKAVKKAVQENGTVSAEHGIGKLKHKYLEMMYGREGIMEMVRVKKTIDPFCLFGLDNIFPKELLQD